GCTCCCGTTTCATCGAACTTTTTCATTACCGAGCTCATCTCTTCATTCAGCTCTACTGTTGCCTCTGACTGGCTCATCAGGTCAACTGCAGGAATTTCTTTGTAGTTTTCCAGCTCAAAGAGAAGCTCTCTTATGTTTTCCAGCGAAATTATCCCTAGCAGATTGTTATCGCTGTCCACGACAGGGAAGAGATTGCGCTTTGAATGTGCGATTATGTGAAGGAGCTCCATTATGCTTGCTTTGGCACTAACCTTTGCAAAATCCGTTTCAATCAGCTCCGATGTATGCATAAGCGTAAGTATGTTCCTGTCCCTGTTGTGCAGAAGCCCGAAGCGTGCAAGTTCGCGCGTGTCCATAGAAAAAGGTTCAAAATGCTTGACAATTGCAAAAGCCAGGGCTGAGACTATCATGAGTGGGATCATCAGTTCATAGCCTCCCGTTGCCTCGGCTATCAGGAATATACCGGTCAGAGGAGCGTACATAACGCCGCTCATTATGCCGGCCATGCAGACAATGGTAAAATTACTTTCAGGCAGGTGCGTAAATCCCGTCAGGTTAATTACCCTTGAGAAGAAAGAACCCAGAAAGGCGCCTACAAAAAGCGATGGTGCAAAGTTTCCTCCGTTGCCTCCGCTGCCAAGTGTAAGCCCTGTAGCCATAACTTTAATAAAAGCAATTGCCCCGATAAAAGCTGCTACAAACCATTCGTTCTGCCTGAAAGGCAGAAAAACACTCCTTTCAAAAAGCTGTGCCGTGTGCCCCTCGGCCAATAGCAGAATGCTTGAATACCCCTCGCCCAGAAGCGGGGGAAAGAGGAATATCAGTACAGCCAGCGCAAAGCCTCCTATTATTGCCTTAAGATAATTCCTGTTTTCCAGCGGGCGGAACAGGCTTTCAATTTTATAAAACATCCTGGCATAGTATAGTGAGACAACTCCTGCCAGAAGTCCGAGTATTACATAATAAGGAACGTTCGTGTAGTCAAAGGGCTGCCGGAGACTGAAGGTAAAGAGTATCCTTTCCTGAAGTATGATCTTTGAACACAGGGCCCCTGTTGCAGCAGAAATGATAAGCGGTATAAAGGATGAAATTGTAAATTCAGGAATGAGTACTTCAAGCGCAAACATGACTCCGGCAATGGGGGCATTGAAAACTGCCGCAATGCCTGCGGCCGCACCACACCCTATAAGAAGTATCCTTTCCCTGAAATCCATCTGGTTGACACGGCTGTAGTTTGACCCGATTGCTGAACCGGTTACTACAATCGGGGCCTCCAGGCCTGCAGAGCCTCCAAAGCCTACTGTAAGCGCGCTCGTAACCATGTGAGAGTACATCGTCACGCGCTCAACCAGACCCGACTTCCGCGCAATAGAATTCAGTATGTGAGCCGCGCCGCGCCCGAACCTGCTTTTAAGAAAAATTTTTATGTATGCTACGGTAAGCACAATGCCGATGGCCGGAAAGATAAGATATAGATATTCCTGCATCTTAAAACCGTAATCATATGTCAGCAGGCGATGAATATAGTGAACAACCGTCTTCAGCAGTACTGAAAAAAGCCCCGCAGTAAGACCTACCAGTACACTTGAAAGAATGAGGAACTGCCGGGGACTCAGAATTTTCTTTAATCTAAGGATAATATCTATATAGAACTTCAGGAACATCGCGTTTTGTATTTATATTTAATAATCTCTAAAGTAAAAAACAAACGGGTAAAAGACAAAATTCCATGTGTTTAAGAAGTGAAAATTAAAAGAATTTTACGTAATTCATTGTGGAAACTGGATACTAATTTAACAGCAGTCTTACTTGGGAATAGTAAAGTAAAACGTAGTGCCGCGCCCGGGCTCGGATTCCACATACATACGTCCACCATGGCGCTCAACAATTTTTTTGCATATGGCAAGCCCAATGCCTGTCCCGGGGTAGGTCCCGCTGTCATGCAGGCGCTGAAAGAGCATAAAAATCCTTTCGAAATACTGGGGATCAATGCCGATACCGTTATCTGTAATCTTAAAGAGCCATTCGTTGTCCCTCGCTTCGGCACTTATACGGATTTCCGGCGGCCTTTCTGTACGGAATTTCATGGAATTTGACAGCAGGTTCTGCAGAAGCTGCCGGAACTGCGTGGGATCTGCCATAATCTCAGGAAGAGGGGCTGAAGTAATGACGGCCTTGCTTTCCTCAATTGCAAGCTTCAGGTCTAAAAGTACCACCCTTAAGATCTCATTGCAGTCAGTCGGTTCAAAAGGCCTGGCTTTTGTTGTTACTCTTGAATAGGCAAGCAGGTCCTTAATCAGCGACTGCATGCGCATTGCGCCGTTAACGGCAAAGTTTATGAATTCACGCCCCGTCTCATCCAGTTTACTCTGATAACGCTTTGCAAGAAGCTGTGTGTAGTTGGATACCATTCTAAGAGGCTCCTGCAGGTCGTGCGAGGCAATGTAGGCAAACTGCTCAAGCTCGCGGTTCGATTCCTCAAGCTTTTTAATTGTCCTGTTCAGCCTGTCTTCAGCAAGTTTTCTCTGCGAAATATCCCTGAAAATGCTTAAGAGCACGGGGGAGGAATGTGAAATCCTGAGCAGGTTATTCGAGACCTCAAACCAGATGCTTTTGCCGTTCCACAGATCAAATTTTTCTACGTAACGCGGCACTACCGTCCTGGTCTGCATCCTGTATATTGCTTTCTTTAGGATTTCCTCATGCGGGCTTTTATAGATCTTTGTGAAAATCTTTCCTTCAAGTTCTTCTTTTTTCATCCCTACCATGCTGCAGAATGCTTCGTTTACCTTTACAATTACCCCTTTATTGTTCATAAGGCGCATTCCGTCGAAGGAGCTTTCCCAGACTTTGCGGAACATTAGCTCTCTGGCTGCAAGCTCGGTTTCTGCATTTTTCCGCTCGGTGATGTCAAAAGAATTACTCATTACCCTGTAAAGCTGCCCATCTTCATTTAGCATCGGGATAAAGGTTAAAATGAGCGTCCTCTTTGTCATGAACTTAATTGTGCATTCCTTGGTCTGCGGCTTAAGCGTTTCAATTGCTTTCTGAAGTGCCGGCAAGTAGCACCTGGTCACGCTGGGAGGGAATATGTCCTCATCCCTGCGCCCTATAAAATCATTATAGGCCAGTCCGCTCAGCTCAATGGCATAGCTGTTGACAAAGACAAACTTTCTTTCGGCATCGTATAAGGCTATTACATGAGGGAAATAATCGGCGGCAGTTTTGAAGAACTCCATCGTCTGCATCTGATTGCGAAGTACGTGAAGCTCTGCTAAGAGCTTTTCATTTTCCTGCTTGAGAGAAAGTATAATGCCGTCTTTTTCCATATTTACAGCATTCTCCCGGTCTTTTGGAATATCGGACACTCCGGTAATGTCATTTTCCATTATGCTTCGCAATATTGGTTGAAAAATAAAATTGCTACAGCCGCTTACATCTTAAAACTTCCTTTCCACTGCATTTTATGCTTAAGATAATACATTCTTTTTCTAATAGCAAGAATTCCAAAGAAAAGTAACAGCTTCAATGAAGATAGTGATCTATAGCAAAATAAACATTTTTATAACTTGACTTAATGTCCTGTTTTATGTAATTTTAATTCGGAACTTTTAGTCTGAAAAAGACATTTATTATATAAAGACCAATAATAAAGGAGAGATAAAAATGGCAGTTAGCGGAAATATTAACTCAGCCGAAATAAAGAATTTGATAATTAAGGACATAGTTGCCTCCAACTTCAGGTCCGCAGAAATTTTTGAGAAATACGGCATTGATTTCTGCTGCAAGGGAAACCGCCCGCTTTTTCAGGCATGTGAGGAAAAAGGGGTAAATATAGACAGCCTGGCAGGGGAGCTGAAGGGTGTATTTGAAAGCGATAAAGCTGACAACAACCGCTACGATATGTGGTCGCTTGGATACCTGGCCGATTATATAGTCAATAACCATCATACGTATGTGAAAACTGCGGCTCCAACCATACAGGCCCGCCTGGATAAAGTCGTAAGGGCACACGGGAAAAATCACCCGTTCTTAATTGATGTGGCCGACCTGTTTGAGGCCGTAAGCCGCGAGCTGGAGAACCATCTTGCAAAAGAAGAACAGATACTCTTCCCGATGATAAAGAAAATTGATGAGCTGAAAGCTTCAGGCAATGCCGGGGCACTAAAGCAGCTTTCTACAGTCTCGGGACCTATAAGGGTTATGATGGCCGAGCACGACCGCGCAGGAGAAATGCTGGACAAGATAAGGAAAATGACAGATAACTATGCGCTTCCTAAAGATGCCTGTACAACCTTTGCCGTTGCCTATAAGGAGCTTGACGAGTTTGAAAAGGATCTGCATAAGCACGTATTCCTCGAAAACAGCATCCTCTTCCCTAAATCTCTTGAATCTACAAGAGCATAATGACGCCTTAGGCGCATATAAGAGGGAATAATTTCAGGCCCCGGCGCCTTTTTAGGCGCCTGGGTCCTTTAATTTATCTTTTCAGGAGCTTAAATGCATGAGTAAAGCTGTTGTTCATAAAGGCAAAATGCACCCATAATGCGGCCAGCGCCTCAAGGTAAAAAGCTTCCGATATATCCCCCATATCGGTTATATTTTCCCAGCCCCAGCCTTCGGCAAAGTGGGCTACGGCCTGTTTTGCCTCAATGTCGTTTCCGCATATGAAAAGCTCGGGTGAGCCCTCGCGAAGGTTTGGATGGCACATCGTGCGTGCGCTTACTGTATTAAATGCCTTTACCACGCTCGCCTCAGGAAGCCAGGCCTGAATCTGTTCGCCTGCAGAATTGCCCGGGCTGACCGATATGCCGGGTGCTGCAGACCCGGGTACACTTTGGAGCGGATTGGTAACATCAACTATAATTTTATTGGTGAAGTTTTCCTTCCCGGCCATATTGATGGCGTTTTCCGTACCCGTCCATTTGGTCGCTATTACAATAAGTTCGCCAAAGCGGGCCGCATCATCAAAACCTCCTGCATATGCGTTTTCACCGGCCGAAACTACCCAGTCCTTCAGCTTCGATGTATCCCTTGTGCCCAGCATTACAGAATGCCCCTGGCTTAAAAATCCCAGCCCCAGCTGCTGCCCTACGTTTCCGGATCCAAGAATTCCGATATTCATTTATTCCTCCCTCGAGAGATTAGTTATTAATCAGACAATAGGATGTTTAGAATAAAATAGAAAGGAAATATGAAAGTGGAAAGGGTAATGCGTAAAACAGAAAAAAGAAAATAAACATTTCAGATGCCGGGAAATGGTGAGTAACAAGCCGCAATGACGGAAAGTTACTTTTTGATTTCCTGCCTTATCCTGGGAATTGAGAAGTAGAACGTCGTGCCGCGCCCGGGCTCACTTTCCAGCCATATCCTGCCGCCGTGCAGCTCAATTATTTTTTTGCAGAGTGCCAGCCCGATACCCGTCCCCGGATATTTTTCCCTTTCATGCAGCCTCTGAAATAAGAGGAAAATTCTTTCATGGAACTGCGGGTCGATTCCAATTCCATTGTCGCGTATGCTGAATGTCCAGTCCTTCTGCCCGCGCACGGCGGAAATGTGAATCTCAGGCTTATTTGCGCCCCTGAATTTTATTGCATTACTGATCAGATTCTGCAATAGCTGCCTTATTTGTGTGATGTCTCCCATAATTACAGGAAGCGTGTCTGAAGTAATTTCCGCGCTGCTTTCACCTATAACAAGCTGAAGATCACTTAAAACATCATACAGAATTTCGTTGCAGTCCAGTAATTCAAAGGGTTTCAGCCTGGATGTAACACGCGCATATTTTAACAGGTCGCGTATTAACGTCTGCATGCGTCTGGCGCCTTCAAGCGCAAAGGCTATGTATTCGTCCGCCTTTTCATCAAGCTTCCCCTGATATCGTGCCGCAAGAAGCTGCGTAAAGCTTGCAACCATTCTCATCGGTTCCTGCAGGTCGTGCGAGGCGATGTAGGCGAACTGTTCAAGCTCCTTGTTCGAGCGTTCCAGCTCAAGTAACGTATGCTGAAGTTTTTCCTGATAGTGCCTTATTTCCGAGATGTCGACATTTGTTATAATTGCCCCCAGTTCACCGTTTTCCTGTATAGGAACCGAGGAAAGAAGTATTGTTTTGATACTGCTGTCGAAGCATTCAATAAGGACCTCCTCGTTTATGACGGTTTCACCCTTTAAGAGAGTCCTTGCTGTAGCCCATTCCTCGTCCAAAATTCGTTCCCCGGTATTTGGCCACCAGCCTTTATGAATCTGCAGGTCGCCGCGCCCCGAGTAATTCATCCCGCCCCATATTTCCCTTGCCATCTGGTTGCAGATCAGCCTCTTGCCTTTTTTATCCAGCACCCAGACACCCACAGGCACAAATTCCAGCACATCCATTAAGAGCGCCTGTTTTTCTGCAAGTGCCTTTTCGGCAATTTTGCGCTCTTCAATTTCCCGCATCTTTTCACCATAAAGCTTTGCGTTTGAAATGGCAAGCGACGTTTTGCCTGCAATCTGCTGAAGGAAGAATTGGTCATTCGGCGTATAAGGGGGATTGGTTTTTTTGTGCCTGAAAATTGTTATAACCCCCGCTAATTTTTTATTCAAAAATAGCGGTACCGAAAGTATGCTGTAGATGGGAAGCTTTTCCAGGTGGCTCCTCAGTTCATTGCTCATCCTTTCCAGCATTCCGGGGTAATCTGCCTTTGAAACCAGCACAGGGTTACCCTGCATTACTTCCGGAGCCAGCTCTGCAACAGGGCACAGGTCAAAATTTGAAAAAAGATCACGCAGTATGTTCCTGATCTTTATCTCAGGGTTGTAGTATGAAATGAGGTTCATCCTCTTGTCATCCGAAAGGAGGCGTATGACACAGGAGTCTCCTATAAGTTCAGCCACACGGCGGGCGGTCTTCTCAAGTACTGCCAGATAATCAAAACTGATTTCGGTTAATTCCTGCGTAAAGAGTGAAAGCATCTTGGAGCGCTTCAGCTCCTGCTGCAGCCTTTTTCCCATCTGTATGCGTTCAGTTATATCGCGCCAGGTAACAACTACTCCGTCATTGAGCCTGCTGATCTGAATATCGAAAGCCATTTTTATTGGGCGCAATGCCTGCTCTTCATCATAGATGAGTGATTCTTTGGTAAGGGGCTCACCTGTATAGACCGTCCTGCAGTAATCATCAAAAATCCCGTTGTCGCGCATTTGTGGAAAAAGGCCCAGAAATCTGCTCCCGATTATCTTTTCTCTTGAAATATTCAGGTTGCGGCAGCCCGCTTCATTTATATATTCATAAATAAAATCAGTTATTTTCCCTGCCTTATCTCTTTTTGCCCGCAGTATTGCATGAGCATCCATCATGCTTTCAATTGAAGTCTGTACGAGCCCGGCCCTGCGGTTGATTTCCTGCCTCTTGTGTTCCGAAATATCCAATAATGCAGCTCTGATTTCTATGCAGCCGTTATCATCAAAGACAGGGTGGCATTCAAGCAGGCCGTGGAAATCGGGCCCGTTTTTCTTCTGGAATTTAAGTTCGCAGGAGTACCTTCCGGGTTTCTTAAAAATTCTGAGGCGGTAAGAATAAAATATATTTTGGTAGCCCTTTACAATAAACTGTGTCAGGGGCCGCTTTACAAGGAGTGATTCCGGAAGCCCAAGCAGCATCTGCGACGAGCGGTTGACTGAGGTGATAACAAAATCGGGGGTCATCACTATGTAGCCCGATGGTGCCGATTCGAATAATTCCCTGTATCGCTCCAGTTCTTCTAGAAGCTTCTCCGGCACGTAATTTTCGTCATCCCATTTAAGATGAACTTTACCTATTTTGCCGGACTCTCCGGAAGAATCTTCGGTCTCGTTTTCCAGGCCAGGTGTTATTTCAGCTAATTCGCCCGAAAGGTTACTATCCAGTTGTCCGCTTTCAAGATCACCACTCATTTTTCACCTGTATTAATGAAAAAAGCAGGGGCAAAATCCGGCATTGATTATAGCAAACGCAATATATATTCTTCGTATGAAAAAAGCAAAGAAAAGATGATTAAAGCCGGAAGGCTGCGGCCTGATTGATTAAGAACACAGTAACAGGCACCATCCAAAAAAACTGTTGCTTTTATTTCTTTATTTCCATAAAAATTATTGAGGGTCAAAGGCGCTATGAAATAACGAGGGGGAAAACATGGGAAAAATAATTGTTACCGAATTTTTATTATGCAAGCACGTGGGTGAGAATCTTTTTGAAGTGAAGAAACGCCCTGTGACTGAAATTGATTTTGAAGAAACTTATAACATCTATTATCACAGGGATTATGGATGTTATCTGATCCTTGATTATGAAGGCCGCTACATTAATCTGGATGTCATTAAGGCCGGTGCATGGCAGAATGCCCGGGTATGCGGAATGCACCTTCTCTGGAGAAAAGATTACAAAAGAACAGTACGCCACGATGAAATGACAGTGTACTGAAGAAAAATGAATTGAAACTAAAAAGCCCTGAGAAAAACCTCAGGGCTTTTATTTTCCGGTAGTGCTTTACCAAAAAATTATTTCAGCACCACCATTTTCTTTACCTGCATGTAACTGCCAGAGGATATCCTGTAAAGATACGTCCCGCTTGGAAGTTTCGAAGCATTGAAGTTTACTTCGTAATTCCCGGCTTTCAAAATATCATCTACAAGCGTTGAGACTTTCTGTCCCAGTACGTTGAACAGTTCAATTGTAACTTTACCATCCTCGGCAAGCCCGTATTTAATTTTCGTCTCAGGATTAAAAGGGTTCGGATAGTTCTGATTGATAAAGTAACTATTGGGTTGCATCTTTCCTGTTTCTGCAAACGTTGAAGGGCCGTCAACATTCAGATTCCACGAAATTAAAGAAGTATCCTTTGAGTTGTAAACGTAAGCCGTAACTTTGAACTTTCCGCCTCCCGTTGCGTGAAAAGTGAAAGTTGAATCGGTGCTGCGTTTGATGGAATCGACATACCAGATATATTTTACCCTTTCGCCATATGGGTCATAAACCTTGAGCGATAATTCAACGGAATCTTTTGATTTAAGATCAATGTCCCTTCTGTTTACTGTAAATACCTCTGCGTGCGCTGTGTCTTTAACGAGTGTAAAAGGCTTCCAGCTCGTGATTTCAGGCGGGAACCCGCCGCGCATGAACTTCTGCAGAATGTTCAGGAATATCTTCTGCACCGTTATGTCTCTTGCCAGGCCGAAAGTCCAGTTAATTGAAGCTGAATTAAATACGGCGCCCCCGTTTTTATTTACATACATTCCCATCGATACTGGCAGTCCTCTTGTGTAGCTTGCCGGCTCACACGGGGAAGTACCGAGAATGCGGTAGTTAAGGGGTGTCTTGTCCTCGCCTGTTGCAACAGGCAGGCCGTCTTTATACTGGAAGAGTGTTCCGTCCACTTCATAGCCTACAATAGCCCCTGTTGAATCATCCGGAAGGCGCCCGAAGGAGTCGCCGTCTTTAAGCCCTGTACCGTTATAAATCCAGTTATGAGAGTTCCAGACCGTATAGTCGCCATAGCCGTGACTGTAATTCATAATGGAATGATGAAGATCGTTGACGTATCCGCCATTTAAGAATGTGGCCCCAAGAAACATGGTCTCAGGCCAGTTTAACGGCGGCGCATACCAGTTCAATGTTACCAGTGAGTCCACTTTTCCAAGCATTGGGTCTTTAGTGCTCTTGTAGCAGACCATCGTTCGGTCGTTGTCTTCCATTCTGACCTGCCACCAGCACGTGTTGCCCGACAAACTGATGTGGCGGCCGCCTCGCTTAATGAACCTTTCCATATTTATTCTCTCGGGGCGAGAATAGTATTCATCATGTCCGCTTACAATAAGTACGTCATAGTTGTCCAGAAGTGAGGGATCCTTGTGTACTTCCATTGTGGAGGTTATTTCATAACGGATGTTATTTGTCTCAAGCCACTTGATGAGAGGCTTATTCCAGGCGTGGAACTCTCCCATGCCCCTGTGCTGCGAGAAAGGGCGGTTTAAGGAAACCCTGTCGGCCTTGATGCCGTATGTGGATCCGTCATTATATACGTTTTTACCTCCCCAGAGGTTATATGCCGTCCAGTCGAAATCATTTAAGAGCATTAATACCCTGGAATACGAGCCGGGCACCTTCTGCTTCAGTGCAAAGACAGCTCCCTTTGTCGTACTGCCGTCGGCATTTGGGAATTCAAGCCCGTAAGCCCCGCTTCTCCAGTCCCCTGGAATAACCAGCTTATAGCTCACCGGCCAGTCAACCCCTTTTTCATAAGCCAGTGTATCAATCGGGCGAAATCCCTCGCTTTTGACGCCAGTAATTGTCATCATACGCTCATATTCATTAACTGCTATTCTATATACTGCTATATCATAAACAGGTTTTGAAGTGTTGATGTAAATGTAAAGCGTATCTCCCGGCGCAACTGCAAGCGGCCTTACATAACCGTTGTTTTCTGTATATCTTTCAACCTGTGCATTTGTAAAGCTGGAGGATATAAGGAGAATTAATGTAACGGCAAATACTGAGCATAAACTCCTTCCTGTTTTCATAAGTACTCCACGGCTAATTCATCAAATCTTTGGATAAAAGGGCGTTAATGTCTTAATATAGATGCCTTTATTGGTATGTATCAATTAAGCGAACCCTTCAAAATAGAATACTCAGTTCCGGTTATAAATTCAAGGTAGCCTGGGGAGATGGAATTCTCCAGTGATATGAAGCACAGGAGGCAGCTGGAAGCTGCCCCGTTATGTAATTTCCTGACTTCTCCTTTTTCGGTTACATTCCGCTGCAAAACCTGTCCTTATGTTTTTAGTATCCCGTCTGTTGTCAAAATTAACCCGCTTATTTGCATAATTTCCCTGTTACTGTTTTCCCGGATGTAAGCTCCTGAAATTGAGTTAATTTAGTCTGTCTCATTATATTCACTTTGTTTTATGCTATGGGAAAGGGATGACTTTTGGCTGGATAAAAAATATTTATGCTGTGGATTAGTTAATTCAATTTCTAATTAAAAATGACGGCTACGAACATCAAATTAAAAGATGCTTCTTTCCTCGTCTATTTTTTTGGGGGAGCTTTATGAAAATCAGTGTCGAAAGAAAAGTAACCATCTGGTTCATATTGGTACTGTGCCTGGGCCTCTTTTTTACTTACCTGGCATTTAAGAGCAGGACCGATTACGTGGAAAGAGGTAACTGGGTCAGGCTTTCCTACAATATACAGACGGAAATCGGGAATATTAACGAT
Above is a window of Ignavibacteria bacterium DNA encoding:
- a CDS encoding T9SS type A sorting domain-containing protein produces the protein MKTGRSLCSVFAVTLILLISSSFTNAQVERYTENNGYVRPLAVAPGDTLYIYINTSKPVYDIAVYRIAVNEYERMMTITGVKSEGFRPIDTLAYEKGVDWPVSYKLVIPGDWRSGAYGLEFPNADGSTTKGAVFALKQKVPGSYSRVLMLLNDFDWTAYNLWGGKNVYNDGSTYGIKADRVSLNRPFSQHRGMGEFHAWNKPLIKWLETNNIRYEITSTMEVHKDPSLLDNYDVLIVSGHDEYYSRPERINMERFIKRGGRHISLSGNTCWWQVRMEDNDRTMVCYKSTKDPMLGKVDSLVTLNWYAPPLNWPETMFLGATFLNGGYVNDLHHSIMNYSHGYGDYTVWNSHNWIYNGTGLKDGDSFGRLPDDSTGAIVGYEVDGTLFQYKDGLPVATGEDKTPLNYRILGTSPCEPASYTRGLPVSMGMYVNKNGGAVFNSASINWTFGLARDITVQKIFLNILQKFMRGGFPPEITSWKPFTLVKDTAHAEVFTVNRRDIDLKSKDSVELSLKVYDPYGERVKYIWYVDSIKRSTDSTFTFHATGGGKFKVTAYVYNSKDTSLISWNLNVDGPSTFAETGKMQPNSYFINQNYPNPFNPETKIKYGLAEDGKVTIELFNVLGQKVSTLVDDILKAGNYEVNFNASKLPSGTYLYRISSGSYMQVKKMVVLK
- the ric gene encoding iron-sulfur cluster repair di-iron protein, which codes for MAVSGNINSAEIKNLIIKDIVASNFRSAEIFEKYGIDFCCKGNRPLFQACEEKGVNIDSLAGELKGVFESDKADNNRYDMWSLGYLADYIVNNHHTYVKTAAPTIQARLDKVVRAHGKNHPFLIDVADLFEAVSRELENHLAKEEQILFPMIKKIDELKASGNAGALKQLSTVSGPIRVMMAEHDRAGEMLDKIRKMTDNYALPKDACTTFAVAYKELDEFEKDLHKHVFLENSILFPKSLESTRA
- a CDS encoding NAD(P)-binding domain-containing protein, producing the protein MNIGILGSGNVGQQLGLGFLSQGHSVMLGTRDTSKLKDWVVSAGENAYAGGFDDAARFGELIVIATKWTGTENAINMAGKENFTNKIIVDVTNPLQSVPGSAAPGISVSPGNSAGEQIQAWLPEASVVKAFNTVSARTMCHPNLREGSPELFICGNDIEAKQAVAHFAEGWGWENITDMGDISEAFYLEALAALWVHFAFMNNSFTHAFKLLKR
- a CDS encoding PAS domain S-box protein encodes the protein MSGDLESGQLDSNLSGELAEITPGLENETEDSSGESGKIGKVHLKWDDENYVPEKLLEELERYRELFESAPSGYIVMTPDFVITSVNRSSQMLLGLPESLLVKRPLTQFIVKGYQNIFYSYRLRIFKKPGRYSCELKFQKKNGPDFHGLLECHPVFDDNGCIEIRAALLDISEHKRQEINRRAGLVQTSIESMMDAHAILRAKRDKAGKITDFIYEYINEAGCRNLNISREKIIGSRFLGLFPQMRDNGIFDDYCRTVYTGEPLTKESLIYDEEQALRPIKMAFDIQISRLNDGVVVTWRDITERIQMGKRLQQELKRSKMLSLFTQELTEISFDYLAVLEKTARRVAELIGDSCVIRLLSDDKRMNLISYYNPEIKIRNILRDLFSNFDLCPVAELAPEVMQGNPVLVSKADYPGMLERMSNELRSHLEKLPIYSILSVPLFLNKKLAGVITIFRHKKTNPPYTPNDQFFLQQIAGKTSLAISNAKLYGEKMREIEERKIAEKALAEKQALLMDVLEFVPVGVWVLDKKGKRLICNQMAREIWGGMNYSGRGDLQIHKGWWPNTGERILDEEWATARTLLKGETVINEEVLIECFDSSIKTILLSSVPIQENGELGAIITNVDISEIRHYQEKLQHTLLELERSNKELEQFAYIASHDLQEPMRMVASFTQLLAARYQGKLDEKADEYIAFALEGARRMQTLIRDLLKYARVTSRLKPFELLDCNEILYDVLSDLQLVIGESSAEITSDTLPVIMGDITQIRQLLQNLISNAIKFRGANKPEIHISAVRGQKDWTFSIRDNGIGIDPQFHERIFLLFQRLHEREKYPGTGIGLALCKKIIELHGGRIWLESEPGRGTTFYFSIPRIRQEIKK
- a CDS encoding PAS domain S-box protein — encoded protein: MENDITGVSDIPKDRENAVNMEKDGIILSLKQENEKLLAELHVLRNQMQTMEFFKTAADYFPHVIALYDAERKFVFVNSYAIELSGLAYNDFIGRRDEDIFPPSVTRCYLPALQKAIETLKPQTKECTIKFMTKRTLILTFIPMLNEDGQLYRVMSNSFDITERKNAETELAARELMFRKVWESSFDGMRLMNNKGVIVKVNEAFCSMVGMKKEELEGKIFTKIYKSPHEEILKKAIYRMQTRTVVPRYVEKFDLWNGKSIWFEVSNNLLRISHSSPVLLSIFRDISQRKLAEDRLNRTIKKLEESNRELEQFAYIASHDLQEPLRMVSNYTQLLAKRYQSKLDETGREFINFAVNGAMRMQSLIKDLLAYSRVTTKARPFEPTDCNEILRVVLLDLKLAIEESKAVITSAPLPEIMADPTQFRQLLQNLLSNSMKFRTERPPEIRISAEARDNEWLFKITDNGIGIDPQYFERIFMLFQRLHDSGTYPGTGIGLAICKKIVERHGGRMYVESEPGRGTTFYFTIPK
- a CDS encoding CBS domain-containing protein, producing the protein MFLKFYIDIILRLKKILSPRQFLILSSVLVGLTAGLFSVLLKTVVHYIHRLLTYDYGFKMQEYLYLIFPAIGIVLTVAYIKIFLKSRFGRGAAHILNSIARKSGLVERVTMYSHMVTSALTVGFGGSAGLEAPIVVTGSAIGSNYSRVNQMDFRERILLIGCGAAAGIAAVFNAPIAGVMFALEVLIPEFTISSFIPLIISAATGALCSKIILQERILFTFSLRQPFDYTNVPYYVILGLLAGVVSLYYARMFYKIESLFRPLENRNYLKAIIGGFALAVLIFLFPPLLGEGYSSILLLAEGHTAQLFERSVFLPFRQNEWFVAAFIGAIAFIKVMATGLTLGSGGNGGNFAPSLFVGAFLGSFFSRVINLTGFTHLPESNFTIVCMAGIMSGVMYAPLTGIFLIAEATGGYELMIPLMIVSALAFAIVKHFEPFSMDTRELARFGLLHNRDRNILTLMHTSELIETDFAKVSAKASIMELLHIIAHSKRNLFPVVDSDNNLLGIISLENIRELLFELENYKEIPAVDLMSQSEATVELNEEMSSVMKKFDETGA